The following coding sequences are from one Pelecanus crispus isolate bPelCri1 chromosome 15, bPelCri1.pri, whole genome shotgun sequence window:
- the LRRC38 gene encoding leucine-rich repeat-containing protein 38, with the protein MLPCFPFCLLPSSVLVCLLFLPVGHFCPAVCSCMDYHTIDCRDQGLPSVPNPFPLDVRKLLIADNNIQAIPADFFIFYGDLVYLDFRNNSLTSLEEGTFSSSTKLVYLDLSYNNLTQLDAGIFKSAEKLIKLSLGNNNLVDVDEAAFENLEQLQVLELNDNNLQSLNVAALEALPSLRTIRLEGNPWVCDCDFANLFSWIQDNASKLQKGLHEIQCSLPVENRRIFLNELSEVSFSECKFSLSLTDLFIIIFSGVAVSIAAILSSFFLATLVHCFQRCAPSKDDDDDEDDSED; encoded by the exons ATGTTGCcatgctttcctttctgccttctgCCTTCTTCTGTCTTGGTCTGCCTGCTTTTCTTGCCCGTGGGTCATTTTTGCCCTGCTGTCTGTAGCTGTATGGACTACCACACCATAGATTGCCGGGATCAAGGACTCCCAAGCGTTCCTAATCCGTTTCCATTGGATGTACGGAAACTTCTTATAGCTGATAACAACATTCAGGCGATACCAGCtgatttctttatattttatggAGATCTAGTTTATTTGGACTTCAGGAATAACTCCCTCACCTCTTTAGAAGAGGGCACTTTTAGCAGTTCTACCAAACTGGTGTATTTAGACTTAAGCTACAATAATTTAACACAGCTTGATGCTGGGATATTCAAATCAGCAGAAAAACTGATAAAATTGAGCCTTGGAAACAATAACCTGGTGGATGTGGATGAGGCTGCTTTCGAGAACCTGGAACAGCTCCAAGTGTTAGAATTGAATGACAATAACTTACAAAGCCTAAATGTGGCAGCCCTAGAAGCGCTCCCCTCCCTGCGGACTATACGCTTAGAGGGCAACCCTTGGGTCTGTGACTGTGACTTTGCCAATCTTTTCAGCTGGATACAGGACAATGCATCTAAGCTCCAGAAAG GTCTCCACGAAATCCAGTGTTCTCTGCCTGTAGAAAATAGAAGAATCTTTCTGAATGAATTATCTGAGGTCAGCTTTAGTGAATGCAAATTTAGTTTGTCATTGACGGACCTTTTTATCATCATCTTCTCTGGAGTCGCAGTCTCCATTGCTGCTATTCTATCAAGCTTCTTCTTAGCAACTCTAGTACACTGCTTCCAAAGATGTGCTCCCAGTAAAGATGACGATGATGATGAAGACGACAGTGAGGACTGA